Genomic segment of Schistocerca piceifrons isolate TAMUIC-IGC-003096 chromosome 1, iqSchPice1.1, whole genome shotgun sequence:
AATAAAGCTGTGGCCTTTAAGACTGAATATTATTAAGAGGAAATAACACATGTGTGAAATTAATCACTATGTTACTATTGGTATTTGGTCTATGTTGATCACTTCACTGAAGTGCAACACACAATTTCCATGAAATGAAATGCACTGATGTGTTGGTAATAAAAGGAATAGCAGTAACAGCTTAATGATTAAGAATATACTAGGAATATACTAACTTGTAGTAGAACTCCTGTACTTGTTGGTAAATGCAATGCAGGTCTTCACTTAAAAAGAGGAATTTAAACTATTTTAAGGCTGTGAATGACAATGTGATTTGTGTTTCTAGAATTTTAGGTGGTGGCTAGTATAATTATGGTATTAATCATCCATCTGTAATGTATTTGTCATGTTAAAGAATCTGAAAGGACAGGAATCACTAATGTTCTTGAACACTACTTACAAATGAAGGAAAGTAATATATGACGAAAGCTAATTTGAGCAATATCTAGTTATTAACAGACTTTATAAAACCTGTTTTTATTGAAAAACCATGTTTATAAAAGTGTCTGCTTCCAATCAATATGCAGTAGCAGTTTCCTAACAAGAACAATTAAACAGATAATCAGTGACCGCACACTGCTAACTAAGCAAGATTCTCATAAGTAAACTGCACCCCTGTAACCACTAATTATTGATGAGAGAGGGAACCAAGTCATACTGAGTTGATGATCATGGAATCAGTGGATTTTACAGATCATTATCAAGGCCATATATCAAggcaatattttttaatttattatggcACTGTCATACTTACAATTACAACTTGTGGCGACTAGCACACATATCGATTGCAGCCGACGCATAAAATTCGCACCAACCACAGAGATTATTCTCCACAGTTCGCACaggagtcacagagaagagagccATCGACTGTGAGTCTCATACCTACCTTTTTACTCTTTGTTGTTGATTCTCTTTTATCTATTCTCTTACTTGACAACCTGttatatgtgaaataaataaaaaagaaacttgagTTCACTTTCCATTAGTTTCTGATTTCTAACTGTTTTTGCATGGGTACACACCTACTTACGCAACATTGGTGACCCCGACTGCAAAACAAACAACAGATACTGATATGGACACGCCAGCAGTATCAAGACTAGTGGTTCACTTACCACCATTTTGGCCACACAACCCAACAGTGTGGTTCGCACAGGTGGAAGCGAGTTTCACTTACGCAGGAATAACTGCAGAAACAACTAAGTTTTCCCTCAAAGTAAGCCAACTCGATCATTGTTACGCAACTGAAGTTCAGGATATCATAACAGCTCCTCTGTCAGAGAATGCATATGAACAGTTAAAGACTGAACTGATACAATGCTAAGCCATTTCTCAAGAAGATAGAATCTGGCAAGTATTGACGCAAGAAGAAATCGGTGACTGGAAATCTTCACAGTTCCTGTGCCATCTCCGCAGCAAGGTGGACCCCAGCACAATTCCAGACAGTCTTATGCGTACCCTGTGGAGTTCCCGCCTGCCACCGCAGGTAAAAGCAGTCATCGCCACGCAGAACGAGACGTCACTGGACGCGGTAGCAGAACTCACCGACCGCATACTGGAAGTGATCACGCCGACCACACAGGTCAGTGTTGTAGACATACCTGTCAGCATAGCAGCTGCATCTACTACGGTGTCTCGGGCGGATTACAATGCACTAACCACCAAGGTTGATCTCCTATGCACACAGCTCTCGAAACTAATGTCGAATGGCATCATTGTCAATCAGAGAAGCTGTAGCCGATGATGACATGGAAATTGTTCTGCATTGCAATCTACAACCGAGAACAGACAGACCATTTGTTGGTATCATAGTCGGTATGGAGAGCAAGCATGTAAATGCATTAGCCCATGCTCTTTCTCCAAATCAGAGTGGAAAGTGGCAGTAGATGCTACCTCCTACCTTTCTGCATCTCGACGCCTTTTTATAACAGATCGTGCGTCTGGCAGGAAATTTTAATTGACACCGGTTCAGACCTCAGTATACTACCAAGACAGTCCTTGCATTGTTGCCGACCGTGCGCTGCATTTAACTTATCCACTGCCAACAATTCGCAGATTTCAACATACAGATTACAACAAGAGAATCTGAACTAGGGACTCCGTAGAGATTTTAAATGGAATTTCACGGTAGCAGATGTCACAGAAGCAATACTAGGAGCTGATTTCTTATCACACTTCAGACTTTTGCCAGACTTGGCCAATGCTCGCCTGATAGACAGTCTCACCAACCTATCAACAGATTGTTATTATCATGACATAGATTGTACCAGTATtaagttaattcaaatggcagatgCAGAGTACCGCGCAATCCTAGCAGATTTTCCTGAATTAATGAAACTGCCAGGGGCACCGCAGAAAGTGTTGCATGATACAGTACACTACATAAAAACCACGGACGGCCCACCTGTGTCATGTTGACCTAGGAGACTGGCACTGGAATGCCTCGCTATAGCTAAAGTGGAATGCTTAATGCTAATGCTTAAAGAAGGAATCATACGCCTGTCATCCAGTCCATGGGCATCGGCCTTTCACCTAGTACCAAAAAAAGGTGGAGCCTGACATCTGTGTGGTGACTACAGAGCACTGAACGCCAGAACTATTCTGGATCATTATCCTGTACCTTTGTGAAGGGACTACAATCACGTGCTGCACGGCGCCACAGTCTTTAGTGTGCTAGATTGCGCAAAGGCCTATACGCAAATTCCTGTAGCGCCAGAAAACATACCAAAGACTGCCATGACATTTGGTTTTTACCTACCTGGATGATGTTCTCATATATTCCACAAACAATGAACAGCACAAGCAGCATTTAAAGGAAGTACTCCAACACTTAGAGAAGTTTGGAATAGTGTTAAATACAGCAAAATGCCTGTTTGGCCAACCTGAAGTGGAATTTCTAGGTCATTGCATATCCACTACAGGTTCAGCACCCTTACCCAGTAAAGTTGAGGTTATTTTACACATACCCAAGCCTACTACAGTCAAAGAATTAAGAAGATACCTAGGCATGTTAAATTGTTACAGAAGGCATCTACCATGGACAGCTGAACAGCAGGCACCGTTAAACGCGTTATTAGCCGGCCCAAAGGTTCGCAGCAATGCAACCATACAATGGAATGAGGAATCTGATGCAGCATTCGAAGTGACATGTCAGAGCCTGGCTCAGGCCGCACTGCTGGCACACCCTAAACTAGAAGCACCTTTTGCATTGGAGGTGCACGGTAGCCAGTTTGGTGTTGGTGCAGCCCTGCAATTGGTGGATGGCGCATGGCAACCTCTGGCATACTATTCACATAAGTTGTCACCAGCATAACAACACTGGAGTGCTTACGACAGAGAACTTTTGGCTATATATTTAGCGATCAAACACTTCAGACCACAAGTTGAAGCTTGTGATTTCGCAGTTTTTACCGATCATAAGCCCTTGACTTACGCATTCAACAAGAACAGTGACAAATGCTCTCCAAGGCAGTATTCTCAATTGGAGTTCATAAGCCAATTCACCACAGACTTACACCACATCTCAGGTTTAACTAATGTGGTAGCTGATTGTTTGTCATGAGTATCCAGTATAACACAGCCTGTAACTATGGCAGAACTAGCACAAGCCCAGCAGGAAGATGATGAGCTAAATACCCTGTTGAGTGACGACAAAACGTCGTTGAAGTTACAGCTAGTTTACTTGTCCAGGGAAGACGTACGACTACATTGTGATGTACAACATGGTTGATCACGCCCTTACGTTCCAACCACACatcgcagaagagtgtttgattgtCTCCACGGCCTATGTCACCCCGGTGTTCGAGCACCTACCAGACTGGTGTCCAAAAGATTTGTATGGCCAGGAATAGACCGCAATTGCCATAACTGGACTACTTGCCCATGCTGTCAGCTATGCAAAGTGAGCAGACACGTGCGCTCTCCAATCGGACAATTCCCGGATCTCAAGGCACGCTTCTCGCACATTCATTTGGATGTCATTGGACCTCTTCCACCATCAGATGGTAATCGCTACCTGCTAACAATCATTGACACGTATACACGCTGGCTGGAAGCAATACCTACCGATAACATCTCGGCGGAAACTCTGGCAACGGCATTCATGTCAACTTGGATATCGAGGTTCGGCTGCCTACTCCATATAACAACTGATAGAGGACGACAATTCGAATCAGAACTATTTGCTCAGTTAGCAAGATTCTGCAGATACTGCCACCACTGCCTACCATCCAGCAAGCAACGGGATGGTAGAAAGATGGCTCTGTACCTTAAAAACAGCCCTCATGTGCCATGGTACTAAATGGAAAGAAGCATTACCCATTGTACTGTTACGTCTTAGGACAATCTTTAAACCTGATATGGATGCCTCCCCGGCAGAGTTGATCTACGGAGAAACAATACATCTGCCCAGAGAGTTTGCTGATGACTCAGGGGTACCGAATGCAGATGACCAGTCAGAATATTTACAAGGATTGACAGAAATGATCAAGAAAATCAAACCTGCAAAAGCATCCAGACATGGAGCCCCGGTAACATTCATGCACAACGATTTAAAAACTTGCATGCATGTATTGTTACACACAGATGTTGTCAAACCACCACTGCAACCGCCATACACTGGACCTCATTGCATGATACACAGAGATGCACACACCCTAGACATAGTACTGAATGGGAAACAAGCCACCGTATCACTAAGTAGAGTGAAACCTGCTTATATACTTCAAGACACTCCGGCAATGTCAGCGTCGTGCAGCAATCAGCACAAGACAACAATGCAGAACCCCACTCCGCTACCTCCGCAGTCAATAAAGTAGCAGCCTCAATGCATCATGCATTCTGGCAGACAAGTGCTCTTCCCTTCCCGCTACAGAGAGGAACATCCAAGCTCCGCTCTCACCAAGGGGGCTCATGTGGCGACTACCGCACATGTCAATCGCAGCCAACACGTAAAATTCACGCCAATCACAGAGATTATGCTCCACAATTCGCACgggagtcacagagaagagagccGTTGACTGTGATTCTCATACCTACCATTTTACTCTTTGTTGTTGATTTTCCTTTATATATTCTCTTACTTGACAACCTGTTAtatgtgaaagaaataaaaaagaaagttgaGTTCAGACTCTGATAGTTTCTGATTTCTAACTGTGTTTGCGTGGGTACACACCTACTTAGGCAACAAACTTAAAAAGTCTACTGAAAATGGGAAAGTAGTAGAACACATATTGGCATGAAGTGAAAGATTTAGGAATGAAGTAACTATAAGACACAGTTTTCCAAGATATTGCATATAAAGGATGATTACTACATCAATTGAGAGAACAAGATGTACCTGATGTGATAGGAGTTGAAAGTAGgaacagggtggtccaaaagtcaggaaacaccctgataaaatccaaatggagtagcaaacaaggaaacagagtccctacacaagaggaacgggaagggggaaaccttataggctatgccaccaacatggcggccatcttgaaagctgccatcttggattcaactccaaaatttcaaatgggaatgtggtcatgcgacatatcaaacagatagagaatttcaccagaaaaacaatgccgttgttattttaaacatagctttattcattctctggttatagccaattacttgcggcagcagtgggacactcggcagcgtgagtattacgtactgagaagtcataaaatggagtctgaaacggtgcaaagtgactattccatgcctgatatgttacatgtgtttaactgttaggtatcatttagtcatgctaacgttttaatcattgtttccttatttacaggttacaaaatgtccttaacacatgaagaacgcattgaaatcatcttgatatcaggagaaagaagcacacggttaattgctgaggatttcaacagtcgtcacccaaccagacagcccatcactcacagcgcagttgccaagcttttggccaaattctgAGCAACAGGCTCTGTcacagataaacctaaggctggaagaccaaaatccgccaccgatgaaacAACAACAGTGAGCgcgttggcatcatttagcaagaatccgcaacggagtactcatcgcctgtcacaagaatgtggggttagccgtactgctatactgcgaattttatcgcaacaaaaatggcacccgtacaaaattcagctgctccaacacctgaacgaggatgacccagaccgtcaggtacagttcgcagaatgggtgacacagcagctgcagataaacccaagTTTctcctatcaggtgctgttcagtgatgaaaccaatttctttatcaatggtgaagtgaacaagcagaatcccagatactggtccgacacaaatccgcactggattgatgcttccaaaatgGTCGACTCACAAAAaatgatggtctggtgtggtgtgtggggtaccaaagtcgttggacctttttttattgatggtacgttaacagccaacggttatctgaggttattggatgaaaaagtgtttccctcATTGTTAACGGAGGatgggacatttccggaattcttccagcatgatggagccccaccacattatggacacaatgtgcgagcatatctggatgtgcagttccctcaaaagtggattggtcgtatgggtgctgtggagtggccaccacgttcgccagatttgactcctttggatttttatttttggggtcatgtcaaagaactggtttattctgtgaaaatacgggatttgcatcatctaaagcagcgctttgctgatgcgtgtggtcaaattcagccagatgtgttggtgaAAGTTCATCAGggctgggttcggaggatagcattaacaatccaacataatgggcAACATATCAAgtcattcctatgactgttggtggtctctcgggactgtgtaacatcggcttaatgtctcttcggcacataacacacatgctgccgagcatcccaccgctgccacatgtaactggctataacccgagaacgaATAAAGCtacgtttaaaataacaacggcattgtttttccggtgaaattctctatctgtttgatatgtcacatgaccacattcccatttgaaattttggagttgaatccaagatggcggctttcaagatggccgccatgttggtggcatagtctataaagtttcccccttcccgtttctCGAGTGTAGGGACTCTCCTTGTTTGCCTCTCCATTAGAATTTTacgagggtgtttccggacttttggaccaccctgtatgtaagtGTAACTGTTATACAGTCAAGAACTTAAAATAGCAACAGTATTTGTCTCACTATGTATTTAACATTAATTCACTAATGAACTTACATAAGACAAGTTCTTGAAttttatgaaataattaaaattaatcttCACACCCTTCCCAGGCTAGGTCAGCAGATCACTATAAGTGGAACATCAATGGCAGAAGCTTCTGGCAGTTTCCGGTGATTAAGGGTGGcagtgtggtactggtgtgcaagactcacactcCCCCTTGGCTGTCGAACTTAGCTGGAGTTGCTTCACCGATCTACTTTTCAGGATAGCCAGTTCCGATGTCCTGcacaacttcttctctgaagataagatgctactttggaggatttttttttatatacttttAAAATAACTCCATACACTCAAGAATACTATGAACTCAGTCTCACTGTATTTTCATCACACATAACAATTTTAATACaactaaaacatgtttcataagctCGACACCTTCCAATCCGTCAGAGACTatcacattcatttttccataaatacaGTCTACAAATCTCTCCAAGTTTAACAAGACAACTGTCTGGACCTTATGAAAGTAAGAGAATGAATGAGTAAGTAATTGTTTCTTCTCTTCAttcaacaacattcaaatgttcacACAATAATGTCTGACATCGCATGGAGTACAGCGCATTTATTCCTTGAGCTGGACGTGTAACTTCTTAGCTGGGCTCGGCGACTACCTGCCCACACCGATCATCCGTCTGATACacatccatcctgcacacacataatTGTGGTGCAGTAGACACCGTTCTACTTTATTACACTCATCTCTAATATAACACGTATTCGAGATTGTGCAAATATGAGGGTCTCTAGAATTTAGCCCGAAATTCTcaaggcactacatatccctccccttaccTTGAACACATGATATGTTGTTATACATTTTCATTACGTACATCAATATTGTATTCATATaatattactttacatttccaTTTATATAACTTTTTTTTCCATTGGGTATTTGATATATAGCTCTCTTTCCTTTTCCATGCTAGTACCATTGTAATCATGGTCCATTTGATCAATGTAAACTTTGTAAATTCAAGAATCTTACTGTTCCCTTTCCAATTGTAAACTCCAAATGTGCATTACCCAAGTGTATGTTATTTGCCCTTACTTCATGTACTACTTTTTCTAAGTAGGGTTTTTTTCAATACCTTTTacagtctggaggaactctgggtaaaAAAAAGGTGTTCTTTTCAACACATGTAACTTCACACAAACATAACAATGTGAGTGGAAacaagaattcaaacttaccagaataatctctacaaaatgtgtgacttttTGTCACGGTACTGCCCTTTTCCTTTAGGCACAGTACCTATACCTCACATATCGGTTGATACTACGAAAGCACTTCCTCCTTCCATTTTGGTAGGTACACCCCTTTAAACAAATTCCTAATatactatggtacaggtcaattgCCTTCTTGGTGCTCCTGCTTGCACAGTATACGTCAGCCTTTCTTGGGTCTGCCTACCTGCCCTTTTCCATCCCATCAATGCTGGGTGCgccctcctcctccttcctgagTAGGCTTCATAGTCCATTGCCCTAGCTCATATCTTTATGTACCCTAGAATTAACATCCTACTTCACTCCTTACACTCACTTTTCAATACTTTCTTTAACCCTTTAGAGTCCTCCATTACTCTTCCAGTCCTATGTTCCcaatggaaatatatatatatatatatatatatatatatatatgtgtgtgtgtgtgtgtctgcttgtgtctgtatatgtgtggatggatatgtgtgtgtgtgtgtgcgcgagtgtatacccgtccttttttccccctaaggtaagtctttccgctcccgggattggaatgactccttaccctctcccttaaaacccacatcctttcgtctttccctctccttccctcttcccgatgaggcaacagtttgttgcgaaagcttgaattttgtgtgtatgtttgtgtttgtctgtgggtctatcgacctgccagcgctttcgtttggtaagtcacatcatcttttatatatatatatatatatatatatatatatatatatatatatatatatatatatatatatatatatatatatatataaaaaacaaagatgatgtgacttaccacacgaaagcgctggcaggtcgatagaaacacaaacaaacacatacatacacacaaaattctagctttcgcaaccaatggttgcttcgtcaagaaagagggaaggagagggaaagacgaaaggatgtgggttttaagggagagggtaaggagtcattccaatcccgggagcagaaagacttaccttagggggaaaaaaggacaggtatacactcgcacacacacacatatccatctgcacatacacagacacaagcagacatttgtaaaggcaaagagtttgggcagagatgtcagtcgaggcggaagtgcagaggcaaagatgttgttgaaagacaggtgaggtatgagcagccgcaacttgaaattagcggaggttcttctcgttatccgccaggcctcaacctccgctaatttcaagtcaCTATGTGCACACTTTTCTCCCTCCAACACAAGATGGTTCCCACATTATCTTAGACTGTACTCTTCCTGTTTgcgtctgtgtttcattgtgtgtatgcaTATGGGTATTCGTGTAGCCTGATTCTTTGGCCAACTTATGGAAAAGAAGTTGAAGGTTATAGAAAACCATGGGAATTGagaaggacttcagtgatagaagtGTAAGCATATGGACAGAGGGAAAGGTCGACTGGTACTcagaagagaagtaagaaaggaaaaagtaggaatggttgctaagatcgaagaagagaaagaagatagccccaaagacaggaaacccttcccaacccccttccccaggatccccactTCGTGGGTACATGCGTGAGAAGCTGGAGAAGTTTAAGGTTAAACGTCTCctgcagaatggacattctcaccttcacatTTGAAGTCCTCGAagaaagatcttagcaactcctatggaatggcaatagtgaagaatcagtcacacttgtctgcgagggtcgtttgaaaggtgtggtgtgtgtgtagtgttaaccTTGTGTACCTACACTACCCACcactttcaaaatttatttaaaccCTCCACAAATGTCCAGACCTTACAAAAGTAAGAGAATGAATGAATAAGTAATTGTCTCTTCTcttctttcaacaacattcaaatgttcacACAATAATGTTTGAGATTGCATGGAGTACAGTGCGTTTATTCCTTGAGCTGGACGTGTAACTTCTTAGGTGGTCTCAGCGACTACCTGCCCGTGCTGATCA
This window contains:
- the LOC124796353 gene encoding uncharacterized protein LOC124796353, which gives rise to MAELAQAQQEDDELNTLLSDDKTSLKLQLVYLSREDVRLHCDVQHELIYGETIHLPREFADDSGVPNADDQSEYLQGLTEMIKKIKPAKASRHGAPVTFMHNDLKTCMHVLLHTDVVKPPLQPPYTGPHCMIHRDAHTLDIVLNGKQATVSLSRVKPAYILQDTPAMSASCSNQHKTTMQNPTPLPPQSIK